The following are encoded in a window of Halorarum salinum genomic DNA:
- a CDS encoding DUF7120 family protein, with protein sequence MTKVTVSLSDQIESDLQRLVDQGEFISRDQAIEDLLSRGLSAYQPVDESSDEMDETLFDRVTDEQQDPALQDDEGGGDRRL encoded by the coding sequence GTGACCAAAGTCACCGTCTCGCTGTCGGACCAGATCGAGAGCGACCTCCAGCGACTCGTCGACCAGGGCGAGTTCATCAGCCGGGACCAGGCGATCGAGGACCTCCTCTCGCGTGGGCTCTCCGCCTACCAGCCGGTCGACGAGTCGTCGGACGAGATGGACGAGACCCTGTTCGACCGCGTGACCGACGAGCAGCAGGACCCCGCGCTGCAGGACGACGAGGGAGGCGGCGACCGTCGGCTCTGA
- a CDS encoding VIT1/CCC1 transporter family protein — MGLTRGVAAAFEDDGAIRSREDPTRRGLLAGGAAFLAAGLPAVPFGVAPGAAFTPAFLLLAAVLAAVAGLRTRYAGADAVEAAVRVVLVGVGAAAVGAGLGGL, encoded by the coding sequence GTGGGGCTCACGCGGGGAGTCGCGGCCGCCTTCGAGGACGACGGGGCGATCCGGTCGCGCGAGGACCCGACGCGACGGGGGCTCCTCGCCGGGGGTGCCGCGTTCCTCGCGGCCGGCCTCCCCGCGGTCCCGTTCGGCGTCGCCCCCGGCGCGGCGTTCACGCCGGCGTTCCTGCTGCTGGCCGCCGTGCTCGCCGCCGTCGCCGGGCTCCGGACGCGGTACGCGGGCGCCGACGCGGTCGAGGCGGCCGTCCGGGTCGTGCTCGTCGGGGTCGGCGCGGCCGCGGTCGGCGCGGGGCTCGGCGGGCTCTGA